One Nitrospinaceae bacterium genomic window carries:
- a CDS encoding alpha/beta fold hydrolase has product MKSIRANNINIAYEDCGSGPPLLLLHGFSLDHSMWSAQMEELQRSYRLIVPDLRGLGKTEDPIQPFSVADMADDAAALLEAIDIPAAAVAGFSLGGYILAQMLIRHPLKVRAAAFVSTQAGADTAERAEARVKTMRYVIDEGAKAFAEAFVPQLFSPTYAAAHPDEVGQTYEVISGQRPNSIAMLLDAMRQREDMTPYLDKINQPCVVIGGEGDALVSSLAMRNLQEGLSDCKIELIERVGHMSTVEAPDKVSFELDQLMQRAGMWM; this is encoded by the coding sequence ATGAAGTCCATCCGCGCCAACAACATCAACATAGCCTATGAGGATTGCGGCAGCGGCCCGCCGCTTCTTTTGCTCCATGGTTTTTCGCTCGATCACTCCATGTGGTCAGCCCAGATGGAGGAACTACAGAGAAGCTACCGCCTAATCGTTCCCGATTTGCGCGGACTGGGAAAAACCGAGGACCCCATTCAGCCATTCTCCGTCGCCGACATGGCGGACGATGCTGCGGCGCTACTTGAGGCTATTGATATCCCGGCTGCGGCTGTAGCTGGTTTTTCTCTGGGTGGCTATATACTTGCCCAAATGCTAATCCGTCACCCGCTGAAAGTTCGCGCGGCAGCTTTCGTGAGCACCCAGGCTGGCGCCGACACCGCCGAGCGGGCCGAGGCACGCGTAAAAACCATGCGGTATGTAATCGACGAAGGCGCCAAAGCGTTTGCCGAGGCGTTTGTGCCCCAGCTGTTCTCGCCCACCTACGCCGCCGCGCACCCAGATGAGGTTGGGCAGACCTACGAAGTCATCTCCGGCCAGAGGCCAAACAGCATTGCGATGCTGCTCGACGCCATGCGCCAACGCGAGGACATGACGCCTTATCTCGATAAAATCAATCAACCCTGTGTGGTAATCGGTGGTGAGGGCGATGCACTAGTATCCTCTCTGGCAATGAGAAATCTTCAGGAAGGTTTATCCGACTGCAAGATCGAATTGATTGAAAGGGTGGGCCACATGTCCACCGTCGAGGCGCCAGACAAGGTATCGTTCGAGCTCGATCAACTCATGCAGCGCGCCGGCATGTGGATGTAA